One segment of Eschrichtius robustus isolate mEscRob2 chromosome 3, mEscRob2.pri, whole genome shotgun sequence DNA contains the following:
- the SMPDL3B gene encoding acid sphingomyelinase-like phosphodiesterase 3b: MAPMRRAPRMRLPELLIFLAHWGVTRAGQAQGSLDSLHIQAQGETCIEQGLLAPAGKFWHVSDLHLDRDYKVSEDPLQVCPSAGSQPVPNAGPWGNYLCDSPWILINSSIYAMKEIEPEPDFIFWTGDDTPHVPNENLGEAAVLQIVESLTELIRKAFPDTKVYAALGNHDFHPKNQFPARSNNIYNQVAELWRPWLSNESIALFREGAFYSEKLPGPSAAGRIVVLNTNLYYSNNEQTAGMADPGQQFQWLDDVLTNASRAGEMVYIIGHVPPGFFEKTRNKAWFREGPNQEYLKVVRKHHRVIAGQFFGHHHTDSFRMFYDDAGTPISVMFLTPGVTPWKTTLPGVVNGANNPGIRVFEYDRATLSLQDMVTYFLNLSQANAQGEPRWELEYRVTKAYGVPDAGARSMHEALGRIASDQGALQRYYVYNSVSYDTRACDEACQAEHVCALREVAFDGYAACLRAPGVAPAPRLALLLVALLGLRTLLVP, encoded by the exons CCCAGGGTTCCCTTGACTCCCTCCACATCCAGGCTCAGGGAGAGACCTGCATTGAGCAGGGTCTCCTTGCCCCTGCAGGGAAGTTCTGGCACGTCTCTGACCTGCACCTTGACCGGGACTACAAGGTGTCTGAAGACCCCCTCCAGGTGTGCCCATCCGCTGGCTCCCAGCCGGTGCCCAATGCAGGCCCCTGGGGCAACTACCTCTGCGATTCTCCCTGGATCCTCATCAACTCCTCTATCTATGCCATGAAGGAGATCGAGCCAGAGCCAGACTTCATCTTCTGGACTGG TGATGACACGCCCCATGTGCCCAACGAGAACCTGGGAGAGGCGGCCGTGCTGCAAATTGTGGAGAGCCTGACCGAGCTCATCAGAAAGGCCTTTCCAG aTACTAAAGTCTATGCTGCTTTGGGAAATCATGACTTTCACCCCAAAAACCAGTTCCCGGCCAGAAGCAACAATATCTACAATCAGGTAGCAGAGCTGTGGCGACCCTGGCTCAGTAACGAATCCATCGCTCTCTTCAGAGAAG GTGCCTTCTATTCTGAGAAACTGCCGGGGCCAAGCGCAGCTGGGCGAATCGTGGTCCTCAACACCAATCTGTACTATAGCAACAACGAGCAGACGGCCGGCATGGCCGACCCTGGCCAGCAGTTCCAGTGGCTGGATGATGTGCTGACCAATGCGTCCCGAGCTGGGGAAATG GTGTACATTATCGGCCATGTGCCCCcggggttctttgagaagacacgGAACAAAGCGTGGTTCCGGGAGGGCCCCAACCAGGAGTACCTGAAGGTGGTCCGGAAGCATCATCGAGTCATTGCAGGGCAGTTCTTCGGGCACCACCACACCGACAGCTTTCGGATGTTCTACGACGATGCAG GTACCCCCATCAGTGTCATGTTCCTTACACCTGGGGTCACCCCATGGAAAACCACGTTACCTGGTGTGGTCAACGGAGCCAACAATCCAGGCATCCGGGTGTTTGAATACGACCGAGCCACACTGAGcctgcag GACATGGTGACCTACTTCTTGAACCTGAGCCAGGCGAACGCGCAGGGGGAGCCGCGCTGGGAGCTCGAGTACCGGGTGACCAAGGCCTACGGCGTGCCCGACGCAGGCGCCCGCTCTATGCACGAGGCGCTGGGCCGCATCGCCAGCGACCAGGGCGCGCTGCAGCGCTACTACGTCTACAACTCGGTCAGTTACGACACGCGGGCCTGCGACGAGGCCTGCCAAGCCGAGCACGTGTGCGCGCTGCGCGAAGTGGCCTTCGACGGGTATGCCGCCTGTCTGCGCGCCCCCGGCGTCGCGCCCGCGCCCCGCCTCGCGCTCCTGCTGGTGGCGCTGCTGGGCCTGCGCACGCTGCTTGTGCCGTGA
- the XKR8 gene encoding XK-related protein 8, which translates to MPWSPRAALFWDLVLGVLGTLAFLIDLGADLWAASQYVLSGRYLWAALVLALLGLASVALQLFSWVWLRADLSSPHAPKPPGHCLALLHVLQLGYLYRCVQGLRQGLLVWRQVVPSEFDLAYADFLSLDISMLRLFETFLEMTPQLTLVLAIMLQSGSAEYYQWVSICTSFVGISWALLDYHRALRTCLPSKPLLGLGASVIYFLWNLLLLWPRVLVVALFSALFPRYVALHFLGLWLVLLFWVWLQGTDFMPDPCSEWLYRATVATILYFSWFNVAEGRTRGRATIHLAFLLNDSLLLAVAWVAQSTWLPSGCLLQKLLPAAGACFLLGLALRLAYYRWLHPSCRWEPDQLDGTWGLRSLEGRQLPQNRRMAHLAKNFFPKGRDEAALPWKGEVNGVL; encoded by the exons ATGCCCTGGTCGCCACGCGCCGCTCTCTTCTGGGACCTGGTCCTGGGCGTATTGGGCACCCTCGCCTTCCTGATCGACCTGGGCGCCGACCTGTGGGCCGCGAGCCAGTATGTGCTCAGCGGTCGCTACCTGTGGGCCGCGCTAGTGCTGGCGCTGTTGGGCCTCGCCTCAGTCGCGCTGCAGCTCTTCAGCTGGGTCTGGCTGCGCGCCGACCTCTCCAGCCCGCACGCGCCGAAGCCCCCAGGCCACTGCCTGGCGCTGTTGCATGTCCTGCAGCTGGGCTACCTGTACAG GTGTGTGCAGGGGCTGCGGCAGGGGCTGCTGGTGTGGCGGCAGGTGGTGCCCTCCGAGTTCGACTTGGCCTATGCCGACTTCCTCTCCCTGGACATCAGCATGCTGCGGCTCTTTGAGACCTTCCTGGAGATGACACCGCAGCTCACACTGGTACTGGCCATCATGCTGCAGAGCGGCAGCGCCGAGTACTACCAGT GGGTCAGCATCTGCACGTCCTTTGTGGGTATCTCGTGGGCACTGCTTGACTACCACCGGGCCCTGCGCACCTGCCTCCCCTCCAAGCCCCTCCTGGGGCTGGGTGCCTCCGTGATCTACTTCCTGTGGAACCTGCTGCTGCTGTGGCCCCGAGTCCTGGTCGTGGCCCTGTTCTCAGCCCTCTTCCCCCGCTATGTGGCCCTGCACTTCTTGGGACTGTGGCTGGTGCTGCTGTTCTGGGTCTGGCTTCAGGGCACGGACTTTATGCCAGATCCCTGCTCCGAGTGGCTGTACCGGGCGACGGTGGCCACCATCCTTTATTTCTCCTGGTTCAACGTGGCTGAGGGCCGCACCCGAGGCCGTGCTACCATCCACCTGGCGTTCCTCCTGAATGATAGCCTTCTGCTGGCGGTCGCCTGGGTGGCTCAGAGCACCTGGCTGCCCAGCGGGTGCCTGCTGCAGAAGCTGCTGCCCGCGGCCGGCGCCTGCTTCCTCCTGGGGCTGGCTCTGCGGCTGGCCTACTACCGCTGGCTGCACCCCAGCTGCCGCTGGGAGCCTGACCAGTTGGACGGGACCTGGGGTCTGCGCTCCCTCGAGGGGCGTCAGCTGCCTCAGAACAGGCGCATGGCCCATTTGGCTAAGAACTTTTTCCCCAAAGGTAGGGATGAGGCTGCTTTGCCGTGGAAGGGAGAGGTGAATGGTGTCCTTTGA